One segment of Macaca fascicularis isolate 582-1 chromosome 2, T2T-MFA8v1.1 DNA contains the following:
- the CCR5 gene encoding C-C chemokine receptor type 5: MDYQVSSPTYDIDYYTSEPCQKINVKQIAARLLPPLYSLVFIFGFVGNILVVLILINCKRLKSMTDIYLLNLAISDLLFLLTVPFWAHYAAAQWDFGNTMCQLLTGLYFIGFFSGIFFIILLTIDRYLAIVHAVFALKARTVTFGVVTSVITWVVAVFASLPGIIFTRSQREGLHYTCSSHFPYSQYQFWKNFQTLKMVILGLVLPLLVMVICYSGILKTLLRCRNEKKRHRAVRLIFTIMIVYFLFWAPYNIVLLLNTFQEFFGLNNCSSSNRLDQAMQVTETLGMTHCCINPIIYAFVGEKFRNYLLVFFQKHIAKRFCKCCSIFQQEAPERASSVYTRSTGEQEISVGL; the protein is encoded by the coding sequence ATGGACTATCAAGTGTCAAGTCCAACCTATGACATCGATTATTATACATCGGAACCCTGCCAAAAAATCAATGTGAAACAAATCGCAGCCCGCCTCCTGCCTCCGCTCTACTCACTGGTGTTCATCTTTGGTTTTGTGGGCAACATACTGGTCGTCCTCATCCTGATAAACTGCAAAAGGCTGAAAAGCATGACTGACATCTACCTGCTCAACCTGGCCATCTCTGACCTGCTTTTCCTTCTTACTGTCCCCTTCTGGGCTCACTATGCTGCTGCCCAGTGGGACTTTGGAAATACAATGTGTCAACTCTTGACAGGGCTCTATTTTATAGGCTTCTTCTCTGGAATCTTCTTCATCATCCTCCTGACAATCGATAGGTACCTGGCTATCGTCCATGCTGTGTTTGCTTTAAAAGCCAGGACAGTCACCTTTGGGGTGGTGACAAGTGTGATCACTTGGGTGGTGGCTGTGTTTGCCTCTCTCCCAGGAATCATCTTTACCAGATCTCAGAGAGAAGGTCTTCATTACACCTGCAGCTCTCATTTTCCATACAGTCAGTATCAATTCTGGAAGAATTTTCAGACATTAAAGATGGTCATCTTGGGGCTGGTCCTGCCGCTGCTTGTCATGGTCATCTGCTACTCGGGAATCCTGAAAACTCTGCTTCGGTGTCGAAACGAGAAGAAGAGGCACAGGGCTGTGAGGCTTATCTTCACCATCAtgattgtttattttctcttctgggCTCCCTACAACATTGTCCTTCTCCTGAACACCTTCCAGGAATTCTTTGGCCTGAATAATTGCAGTAGCTCTAACAGGTTGGACCAAGCCATGCAGGTGACAGAGACTCTTGGGATGACACACTGCTGCATCAACCCCATCATCTATGCCTTCGTCGGGGAGAAGTTCAGAAACTACCTCTTAGTCTTCTTCCAAAAGCACATTGCCAAACGCTTCTGCAAATGCTGTTCCATTTTCCAGCAAGAGGCTCCCGAGCGAGCAAGTTCAGTTTACACCCGATCCACTGGGGAGCAGGAAATATCTGTGGGCTTGTGA